One Legionella hackeliae DNA segment encodes these proteins:
- the aroC gene encoding chorismate synthase: MSGNTFGKLFTVTSFGESHGPALGCVVDGCPPGLALTAEDIQPFLDKRKPGQSKYTTQRREEDKIQILSGVFEGITTGTPIALLIYNSDQRSSDYDDIKDLFRPGHADFTYHHKYGHRDYRGGGRSSARETVARVAAGAIARLYLHQCLGLEIRGYLQQMGVITIDFVDEAFIDTNPFFCPNEHQIQDLATYIDELRRQGDSIGARVNVLARNVPVGLGDPVFDKLDATLAYAMMSINAVKGVEIGAGFNAVEQLGSEHRDEMSKAGFLTNNAGGILGGISTGQTLEVSIALKPTSSIIKPGKTINTQGNEVTVVTKGRHDPCVGIRAVPIAEAMMALVLMDHYLRHKAQNQ; the protein is encoded by the coding sequence ATGAGTGGAAACACATTTGGTAAGTTGTTTACAGTGACAAGCTTCGGTGAAAGTCATGGGCCTGCTTTGGGGTGTGTCGTCGATGGTTGTCCACCTGGATTAGCTTTGACGGCAGAAGATATTCAGCCTTTTCTTGATAAGCGTAAACCCGGCCAGTCGAAATATACGACACAACGGCGTGAAGAGGATAAAATACAGATTCTTTCCGGCGTTTTCGAAGGAATCACAACAGGAACACCGATTGCACTTTTAATTTATAATAGTGATCAGCGTTCGAGTGATTATGACGATATTAAAGATTTATTTCGTCCAGGTCATGCGGATTTTACCTATCATCATAAATACGGACATCGAGATTATCGAGGAGGAGGGCGTTCTTCTGCTCGCGAGACTGTAGCACGTGTAGCAGCAGGCGCAATTGCGAGACTCTACTTACACCAATGCTTAGGGCTCGAAATTAGAGGTTACTTACAGCAGATGGGAGTCATTACAATCGATTTTGTGGATGAAGCCTTTATCGATACAAATCCTTTCTTTTGCCCCAATGAACATCAAATACAAGATTTAGCGACTTATATTGATGAATTACGACGACAAGGGGATTCAATCGGTGCAAGGGTAAATGTTCTTGCTCGTAATGTACCGGTAGGGTTAGGGGACCCAGTTTTTGATAAGCTTGATGCAACACTTGCCTATGCCATGATGTCAATCAATGCGGTTAAAGGAGTAGAAATAGGAGCGGGTTTTAACGCGGTGGAACAATTAGGTAGTGAACATCGTGATGAAATGAGTAAGGCAGGTTTTTTAACCAATAATGCTGGAGGGATCCTTGGCGGTATTTCAACGGGACAAACTCTAGAGGTAAGTATTGCCCTAAAGCCTACTTCAAGCATTATAAAACCTGGAAAAACCATTAATACTCAGGGCAATGAGGTTACAGTAGTGACGAAAGGGCGTCATGATCCTTGTGTGGGAATAAGAGCAGTGCCCATTGCCGAAGCGATGATGGCTTTGGTGTTAATGGATCATTACTTAAGACATAAAGCACAAAACCAATAA
- a CDS encoding aspartate-semialdehyde dehydrogenase yields MNRRLNIAIVGATGAVGETLLTVLEERDFPVDNLYPLASSRSVGKTVMFNNTQLDVEDLAKFDFNKADIALFSAGGSVSKEYAPKAAAAGCIVVDNTSCFRYDDDIPLVVPEVNAHRISDYKNRGIIANPNCSTIQMVVALKPLHDAVGISRINVATYQAVSGTGKKAISELITQIGELLNGRPIKSSVYPKQIAFNVLPHIDEFQDNGYTREEMKMVWETKKIMEDDSILVNPTTVRVPVLYGHSEAIHLELKTPMTAAEARKLLSKAPGVKVVDDLNKIQYPTPITHAIGHDEVFIGRIRQDISHPNGLNLWVVADNIRKGAATNAVQIAEILQREYL; encoded by the coding sequence ATGAATAGACGTTTAAATATCGCCATCGTTGGTGCTACAGGGGCTGTAGGTGAAACGTTATTAACAGTACTGGAAGAGCGCGATTTCCCAGTGGATAATCTTTATCCTTTGGCAAGCTCACGCTCTGTTGGGAAGACGGTAATGTTCAATAACACCCAGTTAGACGTGGAGGATTTAGCTAAATTTGATTTTAATAAGGCGGATATCGCTTTATTTTCGGCGGGTGGAAGTGTTTCTAAAGAGTATGCACCCAAGGCTGCTGCTGCTGGCTGTATTGTTGTTGATAACACATCCTGTTTCCGCTATGACGATGATATCCCTTTAGTGGTCCCAGAGGTAAATGCGCATCGTATAAGTGATTATAAAAATCGCGGCATTATTGCTAATCCCAATTGTTCCACCATCCAAATGGTCGTGGCATTAAAGCCTTTGCACGATGCAGTGGGGATAAGTCGTATTAATGTAGCCACCTATCAAGCCGTATCTGGTACCGGCAAAAAAGCAATCAGTGAATTAATCACCCAGATTGGTGAACTGCTAAATGGTAGACCTATTAAGTCATCCGTTTATCCAAAGCAAATTGCATTTAATGTGTTGCCGCATATTGATGAGTTCCAGGACAATGGTTACACCCGTGAAGAGATGAAAATGGTTTGGGAAACAAAAAAAATAATGGAAGATGATTCTATTTTAGTAAATCCTACAACTGTGCGTGTACCAGTTCTTTATGGACACTCCGAAGCAATTCATTTGGAGTTAAAGACTCCAATGACAGCGGCAGAAGCGCGCAAACTTTTGAGTAAGGCGCCTGGTGTAAAAGTAGTCGATGATCTTAATAAGATACAGTACCCGACGCCAATAACTCACGCTATTGGGCATGATGAAGTATTTATTGGGCGCATTCGCCAGGATATTTCTCATCCTAATGGTTTAAACTTATGGGTAGTAGCTGACAATATCCGTAAAGGTGCGGCTACTAATGCGGTGCAGATTGCTGAAATTCTGCAGAGAGAATATTTATAA
- the ankH gene encoding Dot/Icm T4SS effector AnkH/LegA3: MTIANDIISCRMPDFDFYVRQGESLDDIDEYGFTPLIECAITRQPQIAEQLIARGANVNKADVTGRTPLHWAVDNNDLEMSRLLLEHGANANAYTTAGLSILVYPVLRGQDSLKHLLYQHGAKLDFALDFINGKLLGHRFELTGDVDIVNAQGEFIELDYEGFILEFTVAVVKDSLRRFTSSYSTRHLRSRFPYLYQIMDAFGVAAELLQFQQHNLLTDKHRQRLAQLVSSPMLILPAASRGHALGFVRYNQWWAKIDRGENSLTEGSVNIYYITRPELINLNFLLEFLYKKQSRRYFHEIINQKLGLQQVLQLPISSQIAGNCSWANIQAIVPAAYALQELSAIPIEEFNPNISKNLYDIWVEWDKDRALDECIHRFYLANPVRKASFASMLAAVLFQACDYNNSHHVERAEKILTILTLPEYYYILYSYLEEYCIKRLTRRGNNLLKLLDDCGFNPNIGITPIATGLKDRT, from the coding sequence ATGACCATTGCCAATGATATTATCAGTTGCCGTATGCCTGATTTTGACTTCTATGTACGTCAAGGTGAATCATTGGATGATATTGATGAGTACGGTTTTACTCCCCTTATTGAATGCGCGATCACGCGACAACCTCAAATTGCTGAACAATTAATTGCCCGTGGTGCGAATGTTAACAAAGCGGATGTCACTGGCCGCACACCACTTCATTGGGCAGTAGATAACAATGACCTTGAAATGTCTCGCTTGTTGTTAGAGCATGGAGCAAATGCGAATGCTTATACCACTGCGGGTTTATCCATTTTAGTTTATCCAGTTTTAAGAGGGCAGGATTCACTGAAGCATCTTTTATATCAACATGGTGCCAAGCTTGATTTTGCCCTGGATTTTATCAATGGTAAATTATTGGGACATCGTTTTGAACTGACAGGTGATGTGGATATAGTCAATGCGCAAGGAGAGTTTATTGAGCTTGATTATGAAGGCTTTATATTAGAATTCACTGTGGCCGTGGTGAAAGATTCATTACGACGCTTTACCAGCAGTTATTCCACACGTCATCTTCGCAGCCGTTTCCCTTATCTGTATCAAATTATGGACGCTTTTGGTGTCGCTGCAGAACTACTGCAATTTCAGCAGCACAATTTATTGACCGATAAACATCGGCAACGCCTGGCTCAGCTAGTGAGTTCACCCATGTTAATTTTACCAGCAGCCAGTCGCGGACATGCGCTTGGTTTTGTTCGTTATAATCAATGGTGGGCAAAGATTGATAGGGGAGAAAACAGTCTTACCGAAGGCAGTGTTAATATTTACTATATCACTCGGCCTGAGCTGATTAATCTCAATTTTTTACTTGAATTCCTTTATAAAAAACAAAGTCGCCGCTATTTTCATGAAATCATTAACCAAAAATTGGGTTTACAACAGGTTTTACAGTTACCGATTAGTTCACAGATTGCTGGTAATTGTTCTTGGGCGAATATTCAAGCAATAGTGCCTGCTGCCTATGCATTACAAGAATTAAGCGCAATCCCAATTGAAGAATTTAATCCAAATATCTCTAAAAATCTTTATGATATCTGGGTTGAGTGGGATAAGGACAGAGCGTTAGATGAGTGTATTCACCGATTTTATTTAGCAAATCCCGTTAGAAAAGCCAGCTTTGCCTCGATGCTTGCCGCAGTTTTATTCCAGGCATGTGATTATAATAATTCACATCATGTTGAGCGTGCCGAAAAAATTCTTACCATTCTGACCTTGCCCGAATATTATTACATTCTTTACAGTTATCTAGAGGAGTATTGTATAAAACGTTTGACCCGCAGAGGGAATAATTTATTAAAATTACTCGATGATTGCGGTTTTAATCCTAACATTGGTATTACTCCAATCGCTACCGGTTTAAAAGATAGAACATAA
- a CDS encoding Rne/Rng family ribonuclease, whose product MEKMLINATQAEEVRVALVKANHLYDLDIECPSEVKKKGNIYKAVVTRREPSLDAVFVEYGAKRQGFLPLKEIAPEYLSKHPDEFGDEKPPITSLLREGQELLIQVDKEERGNKGAALTTYITLAGCYLVLMPNNPNSGGISRRIEGDDRDELKETLNALELPDEMGLIIRTAGVGKSQDELQADLDMLCNQWQAIKQAYNTQLAPCLIHQEGDVIIRSIRDNLRKSIGEIIIDDQISYVKAKQYIEQVKPDFLPNLKLYNSTVPLFNFYQIESQIEMAYQREVPLPSGGALVIDRTEALVSIDINSAKATSGSDIETTALNTNLEAADEIARQLRLRDLGGLVVIDFIDMSSSKNQRDVENRLKEALKADRARIQVGRISRFGLLEMSRQRLRLSLGENAQEVCPRCEGRGTVRNIQSHGLSIIRLIEEEALKEKTAEIQVQLPPEMATFIMNEKREFILNIEKRHAVQVLIIANPYLQPPHYEITRLKEDNVGKTKKPSYTLIHQPELALTRADETTKLDEPAVKAFSLQTPAKIPHSGFIKRLWNSLFGAGETTTVTTRQEKTTRSSHPPKQSHPDRRQQGQGNRRRRPSGNQMRNTNNPQRKKGQGGSSHQSSGRVVQIKPDQAKKKAPVSKDSHEH is encoded by the coding sequence ATGGAAAAAATGTTAATAAATGCAACGCAAGCCGAAGAGGTACGAGTTGCACTGGTCAAAGCCAACCATCTGTATGATTTGGACATAGAGTGTCCATCTGAAGTTAAGAAAAAAGGAAACATCTACAAAGCGGTCGTTACACGACGCGAACCAAGCCTGGATGCTGTATTTGTGGAATATGGCGCCAAACGTCAGGGTTTTCTTCCTCTGAAGGAAATAGCGCCTGAATATTTAAGCAAACATCCTGATGAGTTTGGTGATGAAAAGCCTCCAATTACGTCTCTTCTTCGCGAAGGCCAAGAGCTACTAATTCAGGTTGATAAGGAAGAGCGTGGCAACAAAGGGGCTGCTCTAACAACCTATATTACTTTAGCGGGATGCTATTTAGTACTTATGCCTAACAATCCTAATTCGGGCGGCATTTCACGTCGTATAGAAGGCGATGACCGTGATGAATTAAAAGAAACATTGAATGCTTTAGAACTGCCTGATGAGATGGGTTTGATTATCCGCACAGCCGGTGTAGGCAAGAGTCAGGATGAGCTTCAGGCTGACCTTGATATGTTATGCAATCAATGGCAAGCCATCAAACAAGCGTATAATACTCAGCTTGCGCCATGCCTCATTCATCAAGAAGGTGATGTGATCATTCGCTCTATACGTGATAATTTACGTAAATCGATTGGCGAAATTATTATCGATGATCAAATTTCTTACGTAAAAGCCAAGCAATACATTGAACAAGTTAAGCCTGACTTTTTACCGAATCTGAAGCTATATAACAGCACCGTACCTTTATTTAACTTCTACCAAATTGAAAGCCAGATAGAGATGGCTTATCAGCGAGAAGTTCCTCTACCTTCTGGTGGCGCCCTTGTTATCGATCGTACCGAAGCGTTAGTGTCTATCGACATTAACTCAGCCAAGGCTACCAGTGGTTCTGATATTGAAACAACTGCCTTGAATACCAATCTTGAGGCCGCTGATGAAATTGCCCGCCAACTTCGCTTACGCGATTTGGGTGGTTTGGTTGTTATCGATTTTATCGATATGAGTTCAAGCAAAAATCAAAGAGATGTTGAAAATCGTCTCAAAGAGGCATTAAAAGCTGATAGAGCTCGTATTCAGGTTGGTCGTATCTCTCGCTTTGGCTTACTTGAAATGTCTCGCCAGCGCTTACGGCTCTCCTTAGGAGAGAATGCTCAGGAAGTATGCCCACGCTGCGAAGGAAGAGGCACGGTAAGAAATATTCAATCTCATGGATTGTCCATCATAAGACTCATTGAGGAAGAAGCACTTAAGGAAAAGACCGCTGAAATTCAGGTTCAATTACCACCTGAAATGGCTACTTTTATCATGAATGAAAAGCGTGAATTCATCTTAAACATTGAAAAACGTCATGCGGTTCAGGTATTGATTATTGCTAACCCTTATTTACAACCTCCACATTATGAAATAACTCGTTTAAAAGAAGATAATGTGGGAAAAACTAAAAAACCAAGTTATACATTAATTCATCAGCCTGAACTTGCCCTTACTCGTGCTGATGAAACCACTAAGCTTGATGAGCCAGCAGTAAAAGCGTTTTCACTACAAACGCCAGCGAAAATACCGCATAGCGGATTCATTAAGCGCTTATGGAATAGTTTATTTGGTGCTGGTGAAACAACTACTGTTACAACTCGTCAGGAAAAAACGACACGAAGCTCTCATCCACCGAAGCAATCTCATCCTGATCGTCGCCAACAGGGCCAAGGCAATCGACGCCGACGTCCTAGTGGCAATCAAATGCGTAATACGAATAATCCACAACGCAAAAAAGGACAGGGTGGTAGTAGCCACCAGTCTAGTGGACGAGTCGTACAAATCAAACCGGATCAGGCAAAAAAAAAAGCGCCAGTTAGCAAAGACTCCCACGAGCATTGA
- a CDS encoding RluA family pseudouridine synthase yields MSDVRYTEINSEEEGQRLDNYLVRVLKGVPKSHIYRIIRAGEVRVNKKRAQASLRLTEGDVVRIPPVRVSEEKQIFVGSKLEQQLQESILFEDGALLVINKPVGIAVHGGSGLSLGVIEALRKTRTDLTYLELVHRLDKETSGCLVLAKKRSMLRAIQALLEARKVQKIYWALLSDPWQDKKTVLVDAPLLKNKLKSGERIVNVHPEGKSSQTIFKLLENFQQACLVEASPKTGRTHQIRVHSAHLGHAIVGDEKYGKAVQLEGLETIKSRLYLHARAIQFNLDGKNYLFEANLDDRFVETLKRLRARNLLTHE; encoded by the coding sequence ATGAGTGATGTACGTTACACTGAAATTAATAGTGAAGAAGAGGGCCAGCGCCTGGATAACTACCTGGTAAGGGTTCTAAAAGGTGTGCCAAAAAGTCATATCTATCGAATAATTCGTGCTGGGGAAGTAAGGGTTAATAAGAAAAGGGCTCAAGCCTCTTTACGTCTTACAGAAGGGGATGTAGTTCGTATTCCCCCGGTGCGGGTTTCAGAAGAGAAACAAATTTTTGTCGGGTCGAAGCTCGAACAACAACTGCAAGAGAGTATTTTATTTGAAGATGGCGCTCTTCTAGTGATTAATAAGCCGGTTGGTATTGCGGTACATGGAGGAAGTGGCTTAAGTCTGGGAGTTATTGAGGCATTGCGCAAAACACGAACTGACCTCACGTATCTTGAACTTGTGCATCGTTTGGATAAAGAGACTTCAGGTTGTTTGGTATTAGCAAAAAAGCGAAGTATGTTACGTGCAATTCAGGCCCTGCTCGAGGCGCGCAAGGTACAAAAGATTTACTGGGCATTATTGAGTGACCCATGGCAAGATAAAAAAACTGTTTTAGTGGACGCCCCATTGTTAAAAAATAAACTAAAATCAGGTGAACGAATCGTTAATGTGCATCCAGAAGGAAAATCTTCTCAAACAATCTTTAAGCTACTTGAGAACTTCCAGCAAGCATGTTTGGTTGAAGCTTCGCCAAAAACAGGCCGTACCCATCAAATCCGGGTTCATAGTGCTCATCTTGGACATGCAATAGTCGGTGACGAGAAGTATGGAAAAGCAGTGCAGTTAGAAGGGCTTGAGACAATTAAGTCACGCCTTTATTTGCATGCAAGAGCAATTCAATTTAATCTGGACGGAAAAAATTATCTGTTTGAAGCAAACCTGGATGATCGGTTTGTTGAAACACTAAAAAGATTACGTGCGAGGAACTTGTTAACTCATGAGTAA
- a CDS encoding HAD family hydrolase: MSKSYRLVVFDWEGTLGDTLGQIFNSVATEARRLNFGDIDEQLARQSVELGLVKALKKIFPHLSDEEHEQLLNAVQQALISRTAEVYLIPGAKDFVNRLCQAGIDVAIATNKGQQSLQRVLHVSGLDAFFKVTRSAGQTAPKPSVQMLEEILDTFGLTTDEAVMVGDSVTDIEMAKNLGVDAIGVDFYHQQKDALLAAGAKVVFDDYQHLADYLHLPKEGALK, encoded by the coding sequence ATGAGTAAATCATATCGTCTGGTCGTGTTTGATTGGGAAGGGACCCTCGGAGACACACTAGGACAAATTTTCAATAGTGTTGCAACGGAAGCTAGACGTTTGAATTTCGGTGATATTGATGAGCAATTAGCGCGTCAATCCGTCGAGTTAGGGTTAGTAAAGGCGCTAAAAAAAATATTTCCTCATTTAAGTGACGAGGAGCATGAACAATTATTAAATGCTGTACAACAGGCATTAATTTCTCGAACTGCAGAAGTTTATTTAATACCAGGTGCAAAAGACTTCGTAAATCGTTTATGCCAGGCTGGGATTGACGTGGCGATTGCAACCAATAAAGGCCAGCAATCACTGCAACGTGTTTTACATGTCTCTGGTTTAGATGCATTTTTCAAAGTCACACGTTCAGCTGGTCAAACTGCTCCCAAACCTTCCGTGCAAATGCTTGAAGAGATTTTGGATACGTTTGGTCTTACAACAGACGAGGCAGTTATGGTAGGTGATTCAGTGACGGATATTGAAATGGCTAAAAATCTTGGAGTTGATGCAATTGGAGTGGATTTTTACCATCAGCAAAAGGATGCCTTACTTGCTGCCGGGGCGAAAGTAGTTTTTGATGATTATCAGCATTTGGCTGATTACTTACACTTGCCAAAAGAGGGAGCACTCAAGTGA
- the pgsA gene encoding CDP-diacylglycerol--glycerol-3-phosphate 3-phosphatidyltransferase, whose product MSTLTSLPNLLTLMRIVLIPVFIIAFYLPFSWAHGIAAAIFALASFTDWLDGYLARKLKQMSPFGAFLDPVADKLLVACSLLLLVGAKEMDYITIPAIIIVGREIVISALREWMAEIGSRASVTVSYIGKIKTTLQMFALFLLVAFTPSQSGWGVLGFILLYLAAILTIWSMIMYLTIAWPQLMNKHPVSSSTS is encoded by the coding sequence GTGAGTACCTTAACTAGTTTACCGAATCTACTGACATTGATGCGGATAGTACTTATACCGGTATTTATCATAGCATTTTACCTGCCTTTTAGTTGGGCTCATGGGATTGCTGCCGCTATTTTTGCCTTGGCAAGTTTTACGGATTGGCTTGATGGTTATCTTGCACGTAAATTAAAACAAATGTCACCGTTTGGAGCATTTCTCGATCCTGTCGCCGATAAATTACTTGTGGCTTGCAGTTTATTGCTTCTTGTAGGTGCTAAAGAAATGGACTACATAACCATTCCTGCCATTATTATCGTAGGGCGTGAAATTGTTATTTCTGCATTACGAGAGTGGATGGCTGAAATTGGAAGTCGCGCCAGTGTCACGGTGAGTTACATTGGCAAAATAAAAACTACCCTGCAAATGTTTGCGCTTTTCTTATTGGTTGCTTTCACACCTTCACAATCTGGCTGGGGCGTATTGGGTTTTATCTTGTTGTACTTAGCGGCAATTCTAACCATTTGGTCCATGATAATGTATCTTACAATAGCCTGGCCGCAATTAATGAATAAACATCCTGTGTCATCCTCGACATCCTAA
- a CDS encoding phosphoadenosine phosphosulfate reductase domain-containing protein: protein MYIIIGNFGNHSLAAMQALIEKNLSDVHFLYVETGWADSSWSQRIAACSDYATAQGVRVHRLKSQATFAQMVIERKQFPSRKFQWCASFLKGLPIISHLDDYDPSCEAYIVSGKRRSDSRRYADLQEFEYENELYQGRTLWNPLWQTLEADFIQLITRTGFSPLLHPSLECSPCIHLEPKESPIESAAMERLEKLEQVVGQTMFQMPIKKVCALTEIQQEQPNFDLQHFDFGCGSPWGCGE from the coding sequence ATGTACATAATCATTGGTAATTTTGGCAATCACTCTTTAGCTGCGATGCAGGCTCTGATTGAAAAGAACTTGTCTGACGTGCATTTTCTTTATGTGGAAACAGGATGGGCTGATTCTTCCTGGTCACAAAGAATTGCGGCTTGCTCAGATTATGCGACAGCGCAGGGGGTTAGGGTTCATCGGTTAAAATCTCAAGCCACTTTTGCACAAATGGTGATAGAACGTAAACAATTCCCCAGTCGAAAATTCCAGTGGTGTGCCAGCTTTCTTAAGGGCTTACCGATAATTAGTCATTTGGATGACTATGATCCTTCATGTGAAGCTTATATCGTTTCCGGAAAACGTCGAAGTGATTCACGACGATATGCTGATTTGCAAGAATTCGAATATGAAAATGAATTATATCAAGGGCGAACCTTGTGGAATCCGCTATGGCAAACATTAGAGGCGGATTTTATTCAACTAATAACGCGAACGGGCTTTTCTCCTTTATTACATCCCAGTCTTGAATGCAGCCCCTGTATTCATTTAGAGCCTAAAGAGAGCCCAATTGAGTCCGCGGCTATGGAGCGTTTGGAGAAACTGGAGCAAGTTGTCGGGCAGACAATGTTTCAAATGCCAATAAAAAAGGTTTGTGCTCTTACTGAGATTCAGCAAGAACAGCCAAATTTCGATTTACAGCACTTTGATTTTGGCTGTGGTTCTCCTTGGGGCTGTGGCGAATAA
- a CDS encoding DUF922 domain-containing protein, translating into MNPHQIPHFFGLFFLITPIFAAPAIYKIPNFYPVTGISEDEVRQQLNNSGPIINNQHFDAQTLWHINWDYTWHYDNPSQNPCYVTNTNVTVTITLLLPNWINQSSVPINLQNKWDNYLIALQNHEKQHENNAINAAKDIESVLLNSPKMSSCELLKEKINLATKEILNKHHLWDTQYDITTNHGKNEGASFP; encoded by the coding sequence GTGAACCCGCACCAGATTCCTCATTTTTTTGGGTTATTTTTTTTAATTACACCAATTTTTGCCGCGCCGGCTATTTATAAAATCCCAAATTTCTACCCCGTCACAGGAATCAGCGAAGACGAGGTACGCCAGCAATTAAATAATTCGGGTCCTATTATTAATAATCAACATTTCGATGCACAAACCCTTTGGCATATTAATTGGGATTATACCTGGCATTATGATAATCCTTCTCAAAATCCTTGTTACGTTACTAATACCAATGTCACTGTAACAATTACTCTTTTACTCCCCAATTGGATTAACCAATCTTCAGTACCGATTAACTTACAAAATAAATGGGATAACTATTTAATCGCACTTCAAAATCATGAAAAACAACATGAAAACAATGCCATCAATGCCGCGAAAGACATTGAGTCTGTTTTACTGAATAGTCCTAAAATGTCAAGTTGTGAATTATTGAAAGAAAAAATTAATCTAGCTACCAAAGAAATTCTTAATAAACATCATCTTTGGGATACACAATATGATATTACTACCAACCATGGTAAAAATGAGGGTGCAAGTTTCCCATAA
- a CDS encoding NAD(P)H-dependent glycerol-3-phosphate dehydrogenase: protein MKTKTIAILGAGSWGTAVAVHLANCGNPVMLWGHNPQHVQDMILKRSNQRYLPETIFPDSLTPVVDFQQCIDEADEVIIAVPSHAFASLLIQINKPLHGISWLTKGIDPVTNKLPSQLVAERWGDSFPVGIISGPSFAREVANFLPTALTLAGNSLDYQKSIQSLLHQGNIRVYLSNDMVGVQLCGAVKNVLAIACGISDGLGYGANAKAALITRGLAELTRLGIKMGAKEETFMGLAGVGDLVLTCTDDQSRNRRFGLFLGRGVNSLDATKQIGQVVEGRQNAAQVCSLAAKFKVEMPICTQVNDILEGRITPQQGTHNLMSRSSREE from the coding sequence ATGAAAACAAAAACGATTGCCATCCTTGGTGCCGGTTCCTGGGGTACTGCTGTTGCAGTACACCTGGCAAATTGTGGTAATCCTGTCATGCTGTGGGGACACAATCCACAGCATGTACAAGACATGATTCTTAAGCGTAGCAATCAACGCTATCTACCTGAGACGATTTTCCCAGACTCACTTACTCCGGTGGTTGATTTTCAACAATGCATTGATGAAGCAGATGAAGTGATCATTGCAGTTCCCTCTCATGCATTTGCAAGTTTGCTCATTCAGATTAATAAACCACTTCATGGTATATCCTGGTTAACGAAAGGTATCGATCCTGTTACCAACAAGCTACCCAGTCAATTAGTCGCTGAACGTTGGGGGGATTCTTTTCCAGTAGGTATTATTTCAGGCCCATCTTTTGCACGCGAAGTTGCCAATTTTTTACCCACCGCCTTAACTTTGGCAGGTAACAGCTTAGATTATCAAAAATCGATTCAATCCTTACTACACCAGGGCAACATACGAGTCTATTTAAGTAACGATATGGTTGGTGTGCAGCTGTGCGGCGCGGTAAAAAACGTGTTAGCTATCGCTTGTGGTATTAGTGATGGTTTAGGTTATGGCGCTAACGCCAAAGCAGCCCTGATTACTCGAGGCCTGGCCGAACTGACGAGGCTCGGCATTAAAATGGGTGCCAAAGAAGAAACCTTTATGGGTTTGGCCGGTGTGGGTGATCTTGTTTTAACCTGTACAGATGATCAATCACGAAATCGCCGATTTGGCCTGTTCCTTGGTCGCGGAGTTAATTCATTGGATGCGACAAAACAAATAGGTCAAGTAGTAGAAGGAAGGCAGAACGCCGCACAGGTTTGTTCGCTAGCAGCAAAATTTAAAGTTGAAATGCCGATTTGTACCCAAGTCAATGACATTTTAGAAGGAAGAATCACTCCTCAACAAGGGACGCATAACTTAATGAGCCGTTCCTCCCGAGAAGAATAG
- the secB gene encoding protein-export chaperone SecB translates to MTDQASSAQNAQQEAQFMIQRIYMKDSSFEAPNTPAIFQQQWEPELSLDLNTQNTQLEKDVFEVILTVTATVKNQNTTAFLVEVKQAGIFTIQGPSKDQLDHLLNSFCPNILFPYAREAITSQVIRGSFPQLVLAPINFDALYMQQMEEKQKAAKEQAESTH, encoded by the coding sequence ATGACAGATCAAGCAAGTAGTGCACAAAATGCACAACAAGAAGCTCAATTCATGATTCAACGAATTTATATGAAAGACTCTTCTTTCGAAGCCCCAAATACCCCAGCGATTTTCCAGCAACAATGGGAACCTGAGCTTTCTTTAGATCTCAACACTCAAAATACTCAACTTGAAAAAGATGTGTTTGAAGTGATACTCACGGTTACTGCTACTGTAAAGAATCAAAATACCACAGCCTTTTTGGTTGAAGTAAAACAGGCAGGAATCTTTACTATCCAGGGTCCATCCAAAGATCAATTAGACCATTTGCTCAATAGCTTCTGTCCCAATATTCTTTTCCCTTATGCGCGTGAAGCAATCACATCACAAGTGATTCGTGGAAGCTTCCCACAATTAGTATTAGCGCCTATTAATTTTGATGCATTGTATATGCAACAAATGGAAGAGAAACAAAAAGCTGCTAAAGAACAAGCTGAATCAACTCATTAA